In the genome of Desulfovulcanus ferrireducens, the window ACCGATAAGGGAATCAATTTATCCATTATTCCTTCATCAATACTTCTATCAAGAAACAGTCTTTTTGGATTAGGATGGCCGACCAGTTTGATACCATACAATTCTTGCAGTTCGCGTTCTGTCCAGTCGGCGCTTTTCAAAATCGGGGTAATGGATTTTACTTTACCATTACTAGCCGGTATTTCTATTGTAACAGTGCAAGTACATCCATCCAGGTCAAAATGATATGCTATTTCGCGAACCTCAGCCTGTTGAGCGTTCTTCGTTTTATATGCTGAGGCGGTGATTACCCGGCCTCCTAATTTTGATACAATCCGGGCAACATCGGTGATTTGGTTGTGATCATCTAGCCTGCACCAGCCAGTAACGACTCCTTTAGAATCAGTTTCCCAGCGCAGGGAGAATCCTTCGCCCACTGCCTCGGTTAATTCTGCTGCAAAATCTTCTTGAATTTTTCGCTCCATCTTTTTCCCTCCTCTGCCTTACCGCAGCGATTGTTTTTGACGGCATTTCGGGCATAAATGCCTTAATTTCTCAATGTCCTTGTTAACCTGACCATAGGCTAGAGTCATTAACTCTGGAGCAATGGGGACCATAGGTGTTGCGCAGCGGGCACAAGTAACATATTTAATAAATCCTCTCTCCACGTACCTATATTTGTCTTCCTGACTGTGAGCGGTATGAAAATCTTCAGTTAAGCGGATTGCCTTGGTTGGACAATAATGTTCGCAGAGACCGCAAAAAGCACATGTATTGTGCCAAACTATAAACTCCAAGCCGCTTTTGTCTGCCGTTTCCTTGATTTGTATTGCTCCGCCTGCACAGACGTGCTCACACATTCCGCATGCTATACAGGCCTTAGCATTGTATTTTATTTTACCTCTCAGTCCCTTGGGGACAAAAGTTTCACCAAAAGGATAAGGGTCTGTAGACGGGCCTTTTAGCAAATTGCGAAGCGCTATTTTTAAAAATGAAGACATGGGGGAATCCTCCTTTACATTCTGGTTTCCCAGATTTTGATGGCTTCAAGTATCCCGTCAATAATAGCCTGAGGCCTGGGAGGACAGCCCGGCACGTTTACATCTACCGGGATAAAGCTATCGATAGGCCCAGCAATAGCATAACTGTCTCTAAACACCCCGGCCGATATAGGACAGATTCCTATGGCTACCGTTACTTTAGGATCGGGAATTTCATCATAAACACGCAGAACCTTATCCTTCACTCGAACAGTAAGAGGCCCGGTTATCAGAACGATGTCTGCATGCTTTGGACTCCCACAATATTTGCAGCCCAGACGTTCAACATCAAAACGAGGGATACAGGCTGTAGTTGCCAGTTCCACATCACAGCCATTACAGGACCCAGCATTGATGCGGTACAACCAGGGTGATTTCCCGACGATTTTTTGCAGTAATTTTTTCATAATAGTTCATCCCTGTTATCGGTGTAACAGCGTTAAAACCAAGCTGACCAAAGCTAGTAAGGTTGGCCACCTAAGATAGAACTTAAATGCCTGATCGATTCGTAGCCTTCCGGTAGTTGTACGAACAAGTGTAATGGAAATTATCATTAGGACTAAACACTTCAGAGAAAACCATATTAGATTAAGCAAGAAACCTTCACTCAAGGGGGTCGGGAAAAAGAGGGCTACGCCTAAACCCAATACCACAACCATTTTGAGGGAGGTCACTAGATTAAATAAGGCCAGACCTGAACCTGAATATTCCAGAATAGGGCCCTCAACAATTTCAGATTCGGCCTCGGGGATATCAAAGGGCACTACTCCCATATTACCAGGAATAAAGATCAAAAAAGCCACCAGCGCCGGCAACATGGTGTAATCAAAAAGAAATGGTCCGTTTTCAAGCTGGAACTGTACTATTTTGTGCAAAGAAAAGGTTGCTAATCCTCCTGTTGCCAGTCCGACCTTCAAAGCGACAGTCAGCAACACTATCACCAACGGCAACTCGTAAGACATCATCATGACCATTTCCCTGGAAAAACCGATAGCACCAAAGGGAAAACTGGAAGCGGAACCGGCGACCATCAAGGCTATTGCAGGTAATGCCAGCAAATAAAGCAAAACCAGCAAATCTCCCAAATGTTCAAAACCCTGGTAAACACCGGCAATAGGTATCAAGGTTACAGCCACCATCATCCCTGCAAACCCAAACAATGGCGCCAGTCTAAAACCCCACAGGTGTGCCGTCTCAGGGACTACCATCTCCTTTTTGGCTAGTTTGATCAGATCTATAAAAGGTTGGTAAACAGGAGGACCAACCCGCCTCTGCAATCGGGCAGCTATTTTCCGGTCAAGACCCTTCAGAAACAGTCCAAAGGTTAGAGCAAACAGGCCTCCAGGGAAAATCAACAGTCCAAAGATCGGTTGAAGTATGTCCGTCATAGTTATACCCCCTTACCTAGGCCGACGATCTGGCAAAGCACCTTAACGCATTGCTTTACCAAGTTTTTTGGCGATTCATATAGGTTATGTGAATTAAGATGCACTTCTTCAGGTGTCAGATCAGTTACGCCGCAGGTATAAATTTTTGTATATCGAATTTTCCTACTACCCATAAAATAGACGCTGACTCCCGCTATAAAGGCTAGCACCAATAATACTGCGATCCCTCCGGCATTCCAGGCTCCCAGAGGCGAATCAATTCCGAAAAGCGAAGGTGAGATAGGCGCAAGACCCAACCAGGTTTCAATTTCGGCAATTGTTGCCAGAGGCAAGCCGGGGAAAACTCCGAAAAGAATACACAATAGGGCTAGTATCAGCATGGGAACCAGCATACTCTTAGGAGCTTCGGTCACATTCTCTAACTCCCTGGGTAATTGTCCGAAAAATGCAGAATGCAAAAACTTCACAAACGAAGCCAGGGTCAGGACACTGGCTAGCATGGATAGCATGGCCAAGAAAACATAGCCTTTTTCCATGGCTGCCTGATAGATAATCCATTTAGAGGTAAATCCGTTGAATGGCGGGATGCCGGCAATGGAAAACGCTCCTATTGTAAAGACAGCGAGAGTCACCGGCATTTTCCTGCCGATCCCTCCCAACCTGTCCAGGCTCTCAATACCAGTCTTTACCATAATGGCACCGGCAACGAGAAAAAGTAGGTTTTTAAACAACATATGGTTGACTAAGTGTAGTAAACCTCCTGCCACTCCCAAAGAAGTCCCCAGACTGACTCCTAAGATGATATAACCCATCTGACTCACTGTATGATAGATAAGCAAACGTTTCATTCCACTTTGCAATAGAGCCAGCGAAGCAGCCATTAAAAGAGTTACGCCGCCTATCCAGGCAACAGCATACATTAACCCCGGCATCTTTCCTGCCAGACCAAACTTGCTTATAAGAGCAACACCGCCAAAGACATAGAACAGTTTTGCCATTCCAAAAGGCGCGCTCTTTAAAAGTACAGAAGAAATATAGCCACTGACTGGTGTTGGTGCAGTTACTGGATGCATCTGATAGTCGATGCGGAAAGGCAGCATGGCTGCCTTCATTGCAAAGCCGATCAACATCAAGGCCATGCCAAGTGCCACTAGACTTGTCGGCAATGCATTTAAGCGCCCGGCCAGTTCACTCATCTCAAAGGTACCGGCATTGGCAGTTAAGACAATCAGTCCTAAGAACATCAGACTGGCGCCAACATAATTGAAAATAAAGTACTTGAAACCTTCCCGTAATGCCTCTTTGGTTTCTTCATGGATAATCACAAAGTATAGGGTCCAGCTGCTCATGATCTCCCAGAAGACAAAAAAATTGAAGAGATCATTGCTTACTGCCACACCCAGAAGCCCCCCCATCATCAAGAGAAAAAACATGTAAAAGCGATTTTGGGCATGCCCGTGAGCCATATAGCCCTGTGAGTAGAGTAGATTTAAAACGCCAATGAAGGCGATAAGTAAGGCAAAACTCCAGGAAAATACGTCAAGATCAGGAGAAGCGGTAAATACTGCTATTAAAGTTGCGACCATCGTCACAACTGCCAACCAGCCGCTAGCAACAACCGAACGTCTTCCCAAGACGTAAACAACCAAAGCACCTGCCATTGGAACCAACACAACCATGGGCCAAACAATGGAAACATTGGGGATAGCAGCCACAGCCACGTGTCCTTTGGCTACAATTAAATCAGCAACAGGCTTAACCAAGGCCATACCTGCTTGCGGATATAAGCCATTGAACACGGCCAAGGCCGACAGTATCACAATTGCAATCAACATGGTGATCGGAGCTTCCTTGAGCGCCGGGCCCTCATACTTTTCAAAGAAGATAATTCTGACCAACTTCAGATAATAAAAACCGCCAATAATACTGCCAAGAAGGATTAAACCTGCCAATGCCAGTTGGCCTGCCTGCACACAGGCATAAAGCATTAGGAATTTACTGATAAATCCGTTAAAAGGCGGTAAGCCCATAATGGCCAAGATACCGATACTAAAACAGAGAGCCGTGACAGGCATTTCCCGGCCGATGCCTTTAAATTTAGCTATTTCCTGACTCTTCAAACGGAAGATCAATGCTCCCACGGCCAGGAAGAGGAGATTTTTCATGATAGCATGGTTCAGGACATGATAAAGAGAACCAATAAGACTCAGGTAGGTACCTATCCCCAAGATAATTACTATCTCTCCCACTTGGGCCATGGTGGAATAGGCAAGCATTTTTTTAATGTCAGTTTGGCGAAGAGCCATGACCTCGCCGAACAGGAGGGTCAGGACTCCAAGCATGGACACAATAAATCCGATACTGGAAAGCTGATGGATAGTTCCTAATCCAGCCAGTAAACTTACTCCAAAGACAACAAAGAGAATACGAGCAAGACCGTAAATACCCGCTTTGGTTAAAATCCCTGACATCGGTGCTGAAATGGATGAGGGCGCTACAGGATGAGCATCAGGCAGCCAGCTATGCATCGGCACCAGGCCAGCCTTGACGCCAAAGCCGACGATAAACATTATCAGCACGGCCAACATGAGACTCGGAGACAACAACTGCAAGTTTGCCGAAATTGTTGCCATGTCGAAACTTCCGAGCTTTATCTGCAGAGTTAAAATCGCAAAATGCATTACATAGGCCCCGGAAGTACACATGATAAAATATTTAAACCCGGCACGCAGGGCTTTTGGCGTCTGCTCATGAACAACCAGGAGATAAGAAGCCCAGGTCATCAACTCCCAGAAGACGTATAAGTTCCCCAGTTCTTTGCTGGTGGTCAGGCCCAGCAAGGTGCCCAGCATTAAGAGCAAAAAGAAAAAGTAACGATTTGTATGGGGCTTGCCCTTTAAATAGCCGACCGAATAAAGAGTGACCAAAAAACAGGCCCCGGCCATAATCAGAGCAAAGAGTTTTGACAGGCTGTCAAAATCGCCACCTTGCCAGGTCAGGAATACTGTTATGCCGGCGATGGTAACCGCCAGGGCATTGCGCAAGCCTGTCGAAAAACGTCCGACAAGATAAACTACGAACGCGCCAACGTAAGGAAGGAGAACCAAAGTGGACCAGGGTGATTCAAAGGCAGGCAAATGCGCATCTGCGGCTCCTGACAACAGGGCAGCAGCACGTTCCGCACTGTGAATGAAAGGTTCTGGGAACAACCCCATAAAAGCGGTCAGGCCGCTTAAGCACCATAAAACGGCCATCGCGGCCGGAGATGCTTCCCTGACCTTTTCAGCCTCAAGCCCTTCCTGGTCCGGCTTCTCAAAACAAAGCTTTTGGAACACAAGAAGGAAATAGACCGCCTCAATAATGCTGCCTAAGGAGGCGAGGGCGGCGAAAACCAAATGTTCGCTCTGAATAGCTGAATAAATAATCAGAAATTTGCTGATAGAACCCTTAAATGGCGAGATACCCATTACTGCGAACAGCCCGAAAGCAAACATGGTCGCTGTAACGGGCATACTCCTGCCTATGCCTTTGAGCTTCTCAGTACTACGAGTTCCAGTTCGGGCAATAAATGTTGCCGCTGCAAAAAAGAGAAGTCCCCGCATTACAACCTGATATTCCAAATGCAGCATCGCCCCTGCGACACCCTCATAAGTACCTATACCAAGCCCCAGCAAAACATATCCGGCCTCAGCGATACTGGACAAAACCAGCAGCCTGGTCAGATTTTTTATTTCCTTCAGCGCAAATAGTTCTCCTGCAAGCAGAACCATTACACCAAACAAAGCCATCAAGGACGAGCCATTAAGCAGAAAACCAGAGTCCATTTTTCCCCACCTCCATCAACCGGATATAACTTTACATTGCCTACACACCTTTAAGTATATCTTCGACTATTTTTCCCGGGGTATCTTACATCTTGCTTGATCGGATAAATCCCGGAGCATTGGCGAACTGAACCATACAAATCAAGATTTGAGGGCCATGGGCCTTCAACCCGGAGCAAGACTGATCACACTTTTTTTTAAAAACCGAGCCTACAAAATAACATAACATAAAATATTTGCATACGCTCTTGACGATTTGCCGAAGAGAACAATATTCGGGATTTAACTAACCTGCCAACACATAAAACATTTTATGATTAACTTTATTAGAGAAGGGTAGGAAAAAATTCTGTCAGGTAGCCGACAGTTTTCTAAAAAAATTAATTTAGCGATTTTTTTTGAGATATTTAGTTGTAATTTATAGCGAACAAAAGACAAGTTTCGCCTGAGGGTAGATAGTTAGGACCTGTTTTTTTGCTTTGGCTGGTTGAGTTCGTCCCTCCGTTTACGACCAAATTTATGGATGACAGGTGGGATATGGTTGTGCATATGGGCCATGTTCTCTGGGGCTAAAGTTCTTTTTTGGGAAAGAAAAGAACAGCCCAGTGGCTCTTTAGAGAAAGAGGGCGAAAGTTGCGGGACAGATTTGAGAAGAATATGCCTTGCAAAAATTAGTATGGAACGACAAAAATTTTTGACACCAGAGATTGGGATTGTATTCTCAATCAGAGAGGACAGGCTTTTGTTGATAACTCCGACCTTGTTTTCTTCCTGAGAATTTAGAGAAAGCTTGCAAGCTATGGAAAGACCTGCTTTTGTGCAGGACAACTAGAGAAATGCCCGGTAAATGTTTAGCATAATCAAACTGGACAGCCTGTTTCAAATAGGCCGTGGTATTTCTTTAGCGGAGAAACTCCTGCAGAGATGTCTAGGATACAGAAGCTATCTCCTGCAACCTTTCTAAATCCTTGATCAGAATAGTCCCACGGTTTAGTCTTTCTATAACGCCCGACTTCCGCAGATCATTTAATAAAACCGAAACTGTTTGACGGGTAGCTCCCACCACCAGAGCAATTTCTTCCGTAGTTAAGCCAAGATCCAGTTTTATTCCCTGCTCTACCGGTATTCCTGTGTCTTTTGCAGCCTGGACTAAAAAGTCCACCAGCCTTAAGTTTGTGTCTTTAAAAACCAAACCATTAATTGTGGTAATTGAATTTTTCAGCAAGTCTCCCAACACTTTGACCATAGTCAGAGCAAAAGCAGGAAACTCGGTAATACTCTTTTGAAAGTTACGGACATCCGTAACCAATATGGTTGTATCTTCCATAGCCTGTGTATAGGCTCTAGTATGTGTAGAATAGATATCTCCAGCCTCTAAAATGGCCAGGGTAAACTCCTTGTCCTCATAAGCCAGATAAACTCTAACTCTCCCAGACTTTACCAAAAATACCAGATTTTCTTTATCCTCCGGTGAGTAGAGGATTTCCTTTTTAGCCACCCGGCGTTCCCGAAATTTTTTCAAAAAGTCAGCAGACTCTGACGAACTCAGAGATTCCAACAAGTTGATGTCTGTTAGCCTCATCCTGGTTGGCAAAATCCTTTCTCCTTAGTTTATTGGGATTCCACGCCCATTTTTATTGTAAGGCTGCCAAGGAGGAGGGAGGTCATGACGATAAGGCTCCGGTATTATCCGTTTCTCCTTTATACACCGCGCCCGAACTAGGCCCTTCCTGGACAATGACCTTAGCAAGATTTGGAAGTTCAGGTATCAGCCTTTGCCACAACCATTTGGCTATGACCTCGCATGTTGGATTTTCAAGCCCAGGTATTTCATTCAGATAGTGATGATCCAATTGCTCAATAACGGGTTTGCATATTTTTTTCAGGTCACCGAAGTCGATAACCCACCCGCGGTGCTCATCAACTGGTCCGGAAACATGGACCTCCACTCTAAATGTATGCCCGTGCAGACGACTGCACTTATGCCCTTCAGGCACGTTAGGCAATCTATGAGCTGCATCAAAGGTAAATGTGACGAATATTTCCATCTATGTGCTATGTCTAGAGTTTTATATGTTAGTGTTATGCTTTAAGCCTTGACTCAGCCAAGGCCGCCTAAACTTTAAAACTTAAAAGTATTTCAGGGTATTCCAAGAAATTTATGTGTTTGTAAACTGAGTTTCCACTGGGGATGTTCCAAGCAATACTTTATTGCCAGCCTGGTGTTTTGTTCAAGATCTTCCCCATCCAGAGGTTGAAGATAAAAATGTTTAAAGTCCCACTCTTCAACATCTTGCGGAAGCAGGCCTTGCTGGGGGAAAACAAGTTTGAGTTCGTCGCCCTTTCTCACGACTACCCGAGAGCTAGCCTTGGGACTCACGCAGACCCAATCAAGGTTTTCAGGCAAAGGCAGTGTTCCATTGGTCTCAATGGCAACTTCAAAGCCCTTCCTGTGCAAGCACTCAATAAGCACCTCATCTAATTGCAGACAAGGTTCTCCTCCTGTGCAGACCACAAATGGTTTAGCCTTTGCGCTAGCAGACGGCCATTTTGAGCTAATTACACCCGCCAATTCGTGTGCGGTATCAAATTTCCCTCCACCAGGACCAGTTGTTCCGACAAAATCAGTATCACAAAATTTACAAACAGCGTTTTCTCGGTCCTGTTCATGGCCCGTCCACAAATTACATCCTGCAAAACGGCAAAACACTGCGGGACGACCAGTATAATATCCTTCACCCTGAAGGGTGTAAAATATTTCTTTGACCCAATATGGCATCTTATTTTTTGAGGCTATATAAAGTCGGGTCAGGAACTCCTGCCTCGGCAAACCCTTTCTTCCTTAGATAACAACTGTCACATCGACCACAAGCAAGACCGTGCTCATCAGGATCATAACAGGAGTGGGTTAACGAGTAATCAACCCCGAGTTCCAATCCTTTTTTAATTATTTCGGCCTTGGTCAATTTAACAAGAGGAGTGTGGATCTGAAACTTGAATTTCCCTGTAACAGTCTCTTTTGTAGCCAAATTGGCCATCTTCTCAAAGGCTTCGATAAATTCTGGTCTGCAGTCTGGATATCCTGAATAATCAACAGCGTTTACACCAATAAAAATATCAGCGGCACCTAGCACCTCTGCCCAGCCAAGTGCAAAAGAAAGAAATATCGTATTCCTGGCCGGAACATAGGTAATGGGGATCTCCGTTGTCTGCTCGGGATTCAGATCCTTGGGCACATCAATATCATCGGTTAGGGCAGACCCACCAATCTTATTCAATGGGACCTCCAGCACCAAATGCTGTTTAACCCCCATGCTTTCCGCTACTCTTTTTGCTGCCTTGATTTCCACATCATGCCGTTGGTGATAGTAAAAACTCAAGGCATACAGCTCATACCCTTGTGATTTTGCAATGGCCAGGCATGTTGTTGAATCAAGTCCTCCGGAGAAAAGAACAACTGCTTTTTTCATTGACACTATCCTATATAAACCATTTTATTTTTTAAAAGCTTACAATCAACATATTCAACTATATTGATATTCCAGTGGTTTTCAAGTCTATTATCACCGCTTGCCCGAATTTTACTCTCATTTGAAGCCCCTCGGACATCATGCCTTTGGGCTTTTCTCAAGCACCTCTTTAAAAATTTTCGCTGAGGCCTTGTTG includes:
- the queC gene encoding 7-cyano-7-deazaguanine synthase QueC, whose amino-acid sequence is MKKAVVLFSGGLDSTTCLAIAKSQGYELYALSFYYHQRHDVEIKAAKRVAESMGVKQHLVLEVPLNKIGGSALTDDIDVPKDLNPEQTTEIPITYVPARNTIFLSFALGWAEVLGAADIFIGVNAVDYSGYPDCRPEFIEAFEKMANLATKETVTGKFKFQIHTPLVKLTKAEIIKKGLELGVDYSLTHSCYDPDEHGLACGRCDSCYLRKKGFAEAGVPDPTLYSLKK
- a CDS encoding NADH-quinone oxidoreductase subunit B family protein, producing MKKLLQKIVGKSPWLYRINAGSCNGCDVELATTACIPRFDVERLGCKYCGSPKHADIVLITGPLTVRVKDKVLRVYDEIPDPKVTVAIGICPISAGVFRDSYAIAGPIDSFIPVDVNVPGCPPRPQAIIDGILEAIKIWETRM
- a CDS encoding NADH-quinone oxidoreductase subunit C, producing MERKIQEDFAAELTEAVGEGFSLRWETDSKGVVTGWCRLDDHNQITDVARIVSKLGGRVITASAYKTKNAQQAEVREIAYHFDLDGCTCTVTIEIPASNGKVKSITPILKSADWTERELQELYGIKLVGHPNPKRLFLDRSIDEGIMDKLIPLSVAMNGASTKTLWEKVFAGTSKEVNG
- the queE gene encoding 7-carboxy-7-deazaguanine synthase, whose product is MPYWVKEIFYTLQGEGYYTGRPAVFCRFAGCNLWTGHEQDRENAVCKFCDTDFVGTTGPGGGKFDTAHELAGVISSKWPSASAKAKPFVVCTGGEPCLQLDEVLIECLHRKGFEVAIETNGTLPLPENLDWVCVSPKASSRVVVRKGDELKLVFPQQGLLPQDVEEWDFKHFYLQPLDGEDLEQNTRLAIKYCLEHPQWKLSLQTHKFLGIP
- a CDS encoding Crp/Fnr family transcriptional regulator, with protein sequence MPTRMRLTDINLLESLSSSESADFLKKFRERRVAKKEILYSPEDKENLVFLVKSGRVRVYLAYEDKEFTLAILEAGDIYSTHTRAYTQAMEDTTILVTDVRNFQKSITEFPAFALTMVKVLGDLLKNSITTINGLVFKDTNLRLVDFLVQAAKDTGIPVEQGIKLDLGLTTEEIALVVGATRQTVSVLLNDLRKSGVIERLNRGTILIKDLERLQEIASVS
- a CDS encoding respiratory chain complex I subunit 1 family protein — its product is MTDILQPIFGLLIFPGGLFALTFGLFLKGLDRKIAARLQRRVGPPVYQPFIDLIKLAKKEMVVPETAHLWGFRLAPLFGFAGMMVAVTLIPIAGVYQGFEHLGDLLVLLYLLALPAIALMVAGSASSFPFGAIGFSREMVMMMSYELPLVIVLLTVALKVGLATGGLATFSLHKIVQFQLENGPFLFDYTMLPALVAFLIFIPGNMGVVPFDIPEAESEIVEGPILEYSGSGLALFNLVTSLKMVVVLGLGVALFFPTPLSEGFLLNLIWFSLKCLVLMIISITLVRTTTGRLRIDQAFKFYLRWPTLLALVSLVLTLLHR
- the queD gene encoding 6-carboxytetrahydropterin synthase QueD; amino-acid sequence: MEIFVTFTFDAAHRLPNVPEGHKCSRLHGHTFRVEVHVSGPVDEHRGWVIDFGDLKKICKPVIEQLDHHYLNEIPGLENPTCEVIAKWLWQRLIPELPNLAKVIVQEGPSSGAVYKGETDNTGALSS
- a CDS encoding 4Fe-4S dicluster domain-containing protein — translated: MSSFLKIALRNLLKGPSTDPYPFGETFVPKGLRGKIKYNAKACIACGMCEHVCAGGAIQIKETADKSGLEFIVWHNTCAFCGLCEHYCPTKAIRLTEDFHTAHSQEDKYRYVERGFIKYVTCARCATPMVPIAPELMTLAYGQVNKDIEKLRHLCPKCRQKQSLR
- a CDS encoding proton-conducting transporter transmembrane domain-containing protein, with the protein product MDSGFLLNGSSLMALFGVMVLLAGELFALKEIKNLTRLLVLSSIAEAGYVLLGLGIGTYEGVAGAMLHLEYQVVMRGLLFFAAATFIARTGTRSTEKLKGIGRSMPVTATMFAFGLFAVMGISPFKGSISKFLIIYSAIQSEHLVFAALASLGSIIEAVYFLLVFQKLCFEKPDQEGLEAEKVREASPAAMAVLWCLSGLTAFMGLFPEPFIHSAERAAALLSGAADAHLPAFESPWSTLVLLPYVGAFVVYLVGRFSTGLRNALAVTIAGITVFLTWQGGDFDSLSKLFALIMAGACFLVTLYSVGYLKGKPHTNRYFFFLLLMLGTLLGLTTSKELGNLYVFWELMTWASYLLVVHEQTPKALRAGFKYFIMCTSGAYVMHFAILTLQIKLGSFDMATISANLQLLSPSLMLAVLIMFIVGFGVKAGLVPMHSWLPDAHPVAPSSISAPMSGILTKAGIYGLARILFVVFGVSLLAGLGTIHQLSSIGFIVSMLGVLTLLFGEVMALRQTDIKKMLAYSTMAQVGEIVIILGIGTYLSLIGSLYHVLNHAIMKNLLFLAVGALIFRLKSQEIAKFKGIGREMPVTALCFSIGILAIMGLPPFNGFISKFLMLYACVQAGQLALAGLILLGSIIGGFYYLKLVRIIFFEKYEGPALKEAPITMLIAIVILSALAVFNGLYPQAGMALVKPVADLIVAKGHVAVAAIPNVSIVWPMVVLVPMAGALVVYVLGRRSVVASGWLAVVTMVATLIAVFTASPDLDVFSWSFALLIAFIGVLNLLYSQGYMAHGHAQNRFYMFFLLMMGGLLGVAVSNDLFNFFVFWEIMSSWTLYFVIIHEETKEALREGFKYFIFNYVGASLMFLGLIVLTANAGTFEMSELAGRLNALPTSLVALGMALMLIGFAMKAAMLPFRIDYQMHPVTAPTPVSGYISSVLLKSAPFGMAKLFYVFGGVALISKFGLAGKMPGLMYAVAWIGGVTLLMAASLALLQSGMKRLLIYHTVSQMGYIILGVSLGTSLGVAGGLLHLVNHMLFKNLLFLVAGAIMVKTGIESLDRLGGIGRKMPVTLAVFTIGAFSIAGIPPFNGFTSKWIIYQAAMEKGYVFLAMLSMLASVLTLASFVKFLHSAFFGQLPRELENVTEAPKSMLVPMLILALLCILFGVFPGLPLATIAEIETWLGLAPISPSLFGIDSPLGAWNAGGIAVLLVLAFIAGVSVYFMGSRKIRYTKIYTCGVTDLTPEEVHLNSHNLYESPKNLVKQCVKVLCQIVGLGKGV